The Polyangium mundeleinium genome contains the following window.
GCCGCTTGCACTTCCTCGGCGCTCGGCGCCTTCTTCGCGGGGCCTCCCTCGAAGACGCGCTTCTCGTGCACCTGGACCACGTAGCGGACGCGGCCGCTCTTCGCGCGGATCTCCTCGAGCGGCCCGTCGGCGACGATGCGCCCCTTCGAGACGATGATCGCGCGCGCGCACGCCTGCTCGACCTCGGACAGGTTGTGGGTCGAGAGGAGGATCGTGCGCTCCTTGCCGATCTCCTGGATGTACTTGATGACCTCGGCCTTCTCGTTCGGGTCGAGGTCGCTCGTCGGCTCGTCGAGGATGAGAATGGGCGGGTCGTGCACGAGCGCCTGGGCGAGGCCGACGCGCTGCCGGTAGCCGTGCGACAGGTCGCGGATGTCCTTGCCGAGGCTCGTCGCGAGGCCACAGACCTCGACGATGTTCTTCATGCGCTTCTTGAACGTGGACGTCTCGAGCCCACGCATGTCCGCGACGAAGGTCAGGTACTCCCAGACGCTCATTTCCCCGTAGAGGGGCGCGCGCTGGGGCAGGTAGCCGATCTTCTTCCGGACCTCGAGGGGATCGTCGAATACGTCGTAGCCATGCACCCGCGCCGTCCCGCCGGTGGCGGAAATGAAGCAGGTGAGAATACGCATCGTCGTGGACTTGCCGGCGCCGTTCGGGCCGAGAAAGCCCACCACCTCCCCGCGGTGGACCTCGAAGCTCACCTTGTCGAGCGCGCGAAACGCCCCGTATCGCTTGGTGAGCCCATTGGCCTCGATCATCACGTCGGTAGACAATCCGACCTCCTTCGGTAGAGCGCGCACCTGAGCG
Protein-coding sequences here:
- a CDS encoding ABC transporter ATP-binding protein, with the protein product MSTDVMIEANGLTKRYGAFRALDKVSFEVHRGEVVGFLGPNGAGKSTTMRILTCFISATGGTARVHGYDVFDDPLEVRKKIGYLPQRAPLYGEMSVWEYLTFVADMRGLETSTFKKRMKNIVEVCGLATSLGKDIRDLSHGYRQRVGLAQALVHDPPILILDEPTSDLDPNEKAEVIKYIQEIGKERTILLSTHNLSEVEQACARAIIVSKGRIVADGPLEEIRAKSGRVRYVVQVHEKRVFEGGPAKKAPSAEEVQAALEKLPGVTSVVELPTDDRAHSFQLAGAQDGDIRAEIFQLIVSKGWLMLEMRREAQKLEDVFKALTKNDERRDRGRPVVEDDEDEAEASAEDEDEDEDTSAEDESDEDESDEDEDEDESDEDDKKKKG